The sequence AGAATAATGTTTCATTTGTAGGTAGGTGTTTTACTAAACCATAATAGGCAATTAGGGCTATTTTTTTTATCATATTTTTATTACTTTCATTTCAACTAGTTTTTTTATAGCAATCGCAGTGAGTTTTGTAAGTCCAAGTCTTACAAGTAAAACAAATATTTTATACTGTGGCTTTGAATATGCACAATTAAAAATATTTAAAGGCTGTGGAAATCTGTTTTTGATTTCTATCTCAAGTTTTTTCAAAGCAGCTTTTTTTTCTTTTGTATTGGTTACAGCTGAAAATCTAGCTAGGGTAATAGACGTTAAATTAATATACCAAGTATTTAGTTCATGCTGGGCATTTTTGTATTTAGTATGAGTCTCAAAAAAATCAGAAATTTTAGTTAAAATAGGGTAAATATCCATTACTTTTAAAGAAAATGTTTTAGTGATTGCTCCTTCTCTTTTTCTATAAAAGTAAAGCTCATCCTCGATGTATGTAATTTTATTTGCAAAGTAAAATAGTTGTGGAATAACAGCAAGGTCTTCATACCATAAGCCTTTAGGAAATATAATTGAATTCGCAGTAAATAAAGACTTTTTGAAAAGTTTATTGCAAGCATTAGGCAAAGAACTACTGATCAAGTTATCGCATTCACTGAGAGTATACGTGCCTGATGATATTTTTGAGTTTGCAGGAATACCCCTTAAATATGCACCGCTCTCACTGACCTCACTCATGCCAAAACAAATTATATCAGCTTTAAACTGAGTTGCATTATATAAGATACTAAGCATATTTGGAGAAACATAATCATCAGAGTCTAAAAATGCAATGAACTCACCTTGAGCTTTATTAAGCCCATAATTGCGTGCATCAGATAAGCCTCCATTTTTTTTAGTAAAAAATTTAAATATATTTGGGTGTAAATCTGAAAACCTTTGGGCTATTTCGGGACTGTTATCGGTTGAACCATCATTTACAAGTATTACCTCATAATTATTAATGTTTTGACAAATAAGGCTTGTTAAGCATTCATTTAAATATGGTTCAACATTATAAATAGGAACGATAATAGAGATAGATATTTGAGCTGGCATAATTAAGCATATTTATTTTGGTTGAACATATTTTATCACAGTTA is a genomic window of Pseudoalteromonas sp. '520P1 No. 423' containing:
- a CDS encoding glycosyltransferase family 2 protein; protein product: MPAQISISIIVPIYNVEPYLNECLTSLICQNINNYEVILVNDGSTDNSPEIAQRFSDLHPNIFKFFTKKNGGLSDARNYGLNKAQGEFIAFLDSDDYVSPNMLSILYNATQFKADIICFGMSEVSESGAYLRGIPANSKISSGTYTLSECDNLISSSLPNACNKLFKKSLFTANSIIFPKGLWYEDLAVIPQLFYFANKITYIEDELYFYRKREGAITKTFSLKVMDIYPILTKISDFFETHTKYKNAQHELNTWYINLTSITLARFSAVTNTKEKKAALKKLEIEIKNRFPQPLNIFNCAYSKPQYKIFVLLVRLGLTKLTAIAIKKLVEMKVIKI